The stretch of DNA tcccttttccctttcaGATCTTATAAAATGTACATACTATTTTTACATTTCTTGTAAACATCTTCTATTACCATGATAATTAACTCTAGGATTACAAAGGAATTATGCGCGCGCAATCCACTAGTTTGGAATAGAGCGGGTGAAGGACCATCCATCCAATCCATTCATAGTACAGTACCTAGCTAGTTTCATCTGCTCCTGCAGTTTTGATGAGTGGAGCAGGTCTATACCTCTTGGCAAACACCACGTACGCCAACAGATCCATGGCGTTGAGCGCCGCTATGACGAAGAAGAACCTGTCCACGTGGCCTTGGTTGAGATCTTGAGGTATCCAGCACCCAGCTACTACTTGTTGGCCGCCTTTGCAGGTGATGGCCATCACCACAGTAACTAGAAGGCTGCTTGCATAGTTGCCCGCTGACATGGAGGCGACGCTCATGGCGCTCCCGAGGCTTCTCAGGCCCTCGGGGAGCTGGTCGTTGAAGAACTCCGTCATGGTGACGTACATGAACACCTCGGACGCTCCGATCAGCACGTACTGGGGGATCTGCCAAAGGATGGTCAGGGAGCTGGACGACGCCTGCAGCTGTGTCGCATGATGCTTGAGCCTCTGCTGTTCCACCACACCGGACGTGATCATGGCCAGTGTGGAGATGACAAGCCCAACGCCCATCCTCTCCAGCTCGGTAGGCTCTCGTGACACGACCTTGGACATGATCCTGGCAATGCAAAACCTGTAGATGAACACAAAGGCCGTCACGCCCAGTATCTCAAACACGCCCATCCCGGCAGCAGGGATGTTGAGACCCCAAAGGGAGGCGTCCATGGCCTGTGCCTGCTCGATGAACACAGATGACATCTGCGAGTAGGCGGTGGAGTAGAGGATGCTGCACACCCATATTGGAGCCAGCCGAAGGATGCACTTGAGCTCTTCCACTTGAGTTACTGTGCAGAGGCTCCATGGCTGCCTGCTTGTTGGTGCAGTAGTAACCACCACCGCTGCCTTGTCCAGGCACCTGAAATCTGGTGTGTGCCGCAGCATCTTAGTATTATTCTTGGCCGCCTCCCCGTCGTCGTTCCCATCACAAGCGGcatcacctgctgcatcatcctCCTCGTACAGATCCTGTGCTTGCTGCGGAGTCTTGACGTGCCTCTTCTTTGTCGCGGCGACAATGACCTGGCAAACGCTGACGATAGCGTTGCCGTTGGGCAGGAAGTGCCGGTACCTCAAGGTTCCGAGCGCGAAGAGGACGACGCcaacgagcgccgccgcggtggagATCCAGAATGCCAGGACCCACTCGCCCTTGTCCTCCATGTATGCCAGCGCGGTGACGGCGAGCACGCCCCCCAGGTTGTTGGCGACGAAGAAGTAGCCAAAGAAGGCGGACTTTGATTTCCTTTCGCCTGCGTCGGTCTCGTCGAACTGGTCGGCGCCGAACGTCGTGGCGGCAGGCTGGTAGGCTCCATTTCCCAGCGCGATCTGGTAGATGGAGATGTACAAGACGAGCGACTCGGCTCTTGTGGGTGGCCTGCAGTAGTGTTGTGCTTGTCTCCCGGCCTCTCTGTGTTGTCCGAAGTCGCAGGATCTCTCGAGCAACAGATGGGAGGCTATGGAGAGCTCCACCAAACCCTGTTTTGCAATTGCATTAATATATATTGTTGTTTGTTAATTGGAGTCGGAAACAATAAATTAAATGAT from Panicum virgatum strain AP13 chromosome 9K, P.virgatum_v5, whole genome shotgun sequence encodes:
- the LOC120648288 gene encoding protein NRT1/ PTR FAMILY 7.2-like is translated as MTALLAGAGRDACRESGMERTGDGGTAVEITQRREDPGGCDARGRAEQSGGRRKWQPQTLSPTFLTDGSDVCGSDRGAVNDFNICRSLTKKAFKFVVPAIYYTHNYIYDRPSWAANQALVTFAVKCVGTNLVTFMAVVMRLDNADAANRANNWAGTTYVFSIVGALVSDSYWGRYKACTIFQIIFLAGLVELSIASHLLLERSCDFGQHREAGRQAQHYCRPPTRAESLVLYISIYQIALGNGAYQPAATTFGADQFDETDAGERKSKSAFFGYFFVANNLGGVLAVTALAYMEDKGEWVLAFWISTAAALVGVVLFALGTLRYRHFLPNGNAIVSVCQVIVAATKKRHVKTPQQAQDLYEEDDAAGDAACDGNDDGEAAKNNTKMLRHTPDFRCLDKAAVVVTTAPTSRQPWSLCTVTQVEELKCILRLAPIWVCSILYSTAYSQMSSVFIEQAQAMDASLWGLNIPAAGMGVFEILGVTAFVFIYRFCIARIMSKVVSREPTELERMGVGLVISTLAMITSGVVEQQRLKHHATQLQASSSSLTILWQIPQYVLIGASEVFMYVTMTEFFNDQLPEGLRSLGSAMSVASMSAGNYASSLLVTVVMAITCKGGQQVVAGCWIPQDLNQGHVDRFFFVIAALNAMDLLAYVVFAKRYRPAPLIKTAGADETS